A single window of Xylocopa sonorina isolate GNS202 chromosome 5, iyXylSono1_principal, whole genome shotgun sequence DNA harbors:
- the Hr3 gene encoding nuclear hormone receptor 3 ROR-beta isoform X9, translating to MSRDAVKFGRMSKKQREKVEDEVRFHKAQMRAASETAPDSSVFEHQTPSSSDQHHPYNGGYAYSGEYASPGPGTGGSGYYNHQAMTNYELSADYVDSTTTYDPRPTQTQVADTVAPDTPSAVTATGVLPSVVTTGKSLSASTTGSSTGGSGGGSSGGGGGGGGGGGGGNGGGSGGGGGSGSGGSGSGTGGGAAAGGGSLSGGGIVAVKQETTVELASLGHGSYTMVDSTTFLSGQQQRVSNPSEDDEVPSLPSMSHARYPAQISELLSKTIADAHARTCLLSTEQIQEAFRKPHDLSRLIYYKNMAHEQLWLECAQKLTTVIQQIIEFAKMVPGFMKLSQDDQIVLLKAGSFELAVLRMSRYLDLQQNCVLYGDTMLPQDAFYTTDTAEMKLVSCVFELARSIAELKLTETELALYSAAVLLSPDRPGLKGLAEITRLSQAVIRALRSELDRNHVSPIKGDVTVCDAILAKITQLREISLLHMDALAKFKRSQPHLEFPALHKELFSVDS from the exons ATGTCCAGAGATG CCGTTAAATTCGGGCGCATGTCGAAGAAGCAGCGGGAGAAGGTCGAGGACGAAGTTAGGTTCCACAAGGCACAAATGAGAGCGGCCTCCGAGACAGCGCCCGACAGCAGTGTGTTTGAACATCAGACCCCAAGCAGTTCGGATCAACATCACCCTTACAACGGCGG GTACGCGTATAGTGGTGAATACGCTTCTCCCGGCCCCGGCACGGGTGGGTCGGGTTATTACAATCATCAAGCGATGACGAACTACGAGCTTAGCGCCGATTACGTCGACAGCACGACGACCTACGATCCACGACCGACGCAGACGCAGGTCGCGGACACTGTCGCCCCTGATACGCCCTCCGCTGTCACCGCGACTGGGGTATTACCCAGCGTGGTCACCACCG GGAAGTCGCTGTCTGCCTCGACGACCGGAAGCAGCACGGGGGGTAGTGGTGGAGGTAGTAGCGGCGGcggaggcggcggtggtggcggtggtggcggtggtAACGGTGGTGGatccggtggtggtggtggctcGGGTAGCGGAGGGAGCGGTTCTGGCACCGGCGGTGGCGCGGCCGCCGGTGGCGGTTCCCTGAGCGGTGGTGGAATCGTTGCTGTCAAGCAAGAGACCACCGTCGAGCTGGCCAGCTTGGGCCACGGCTCGTACACGATGGTCGACTCGACGACCTTTCTGAGCGGTCAGCAACAGAGGGTCAGCAATCCATCCGAGGACGACGAAGTGCCGAGTCTGCCCAGTATGTCCCATGCGAGAT ATCCGGCACAGATCAGCGAGTTGCTCTCAAAAACGATAGCGGATGCACACGCAAGAACGTGTCTGCTGTCGACGGAACAGATCCAGGAGGCTTTCCGGAAGCCGCACGACCTCTCCAGATTGATCTACTACAAGAACATGGCGCACGAGCAGCTCTGGCTCGAGTGCGCCCAAAAACTAACCACCGTTATCCAGCAGATCATCGAGTTCGCCAAGATGGTCCCTGGATTCATGAAGCTCTCGCAGGACGACCAGATTGTTCTATTAAAGGCTG GTTCCTTCGAGTTGGCTGTGCTACGTATGAGCAGGTACCTCGATCTCCAGCAGAACTGTGTCCTCTACGGTGACACCATGTTGCCACAGGACGCGTTTTACACGACGGACACGGCGGAAATGAAGCTTGTTTCTTGCGTGTTTGAGTTGGCCAGGAGTATTGCCGAATTGAAGCTTACGGAAACAGAGCTGGCTCTTTACAGTGCTGCGGTTCTTCTCAGTCCCG ATCGGCCGGGGCTGAAAGGGCTCGCGGAAATCACGAGACTGTCGCAGGCGGTGATCAGGGCGCTGAGGTCGGAGCTGGATCGTAACCACGTGTCGCCCATAAAGGGCGACGTGACCGTGTGCGACGCGATCCTCGCGAAGATCACCCAGTTGAGGGAGATCTCGCTGCTGCACATGGACGCCCTGGCGAAGTTCAAACGGTCCCAGCCGCACCTCGAGTTCCCGGCCCTCCACAAAGAGCTTTTCAGCGTCGACAGCTGA
- the Hr3 gene encoding nuclear hormone receptor 3 ROR-beta isoform X2 — MAESAASPGTVQVAANSPQQQQQQSQQQQQTQQSQQPPDISSSQLASPPITGTAQIEIIPCKVCGDKSSGVHYGVITCEGCKGFFRRSQSSVVNYQCPRNKNCVVDRVNRNRCQYCRLQKCLRLGMSRDAVKFGRMSKKQREKVEDEVRFHKAQMRAASETAPDSSVFEHQTPSSSDQHHPYNGGYAYSGEYASPGPGTGGSGYYNHQAMTNYELSADYVDSTTTYDPRPTQTQVADTVAPDTPSAVTATGVLPSVVTTGKSLSASTTGSSTGGSGGGSSGGGGGGGGGGGGGNGGGSGGGGGSGSGGSGSGTGGGAAAGGGSLSGGGIVAVKQETTVELASLGHGSYTMVDSTTFLSGQQQRVSNPSEDDEVPSLPSMSHARYPAQISELLSKTIADAHARTCLLSTEQIQEAFRKPHDLSRLIYYKNMAHEQLWLECAQKLTTVIQQIIEFAKMVPGFMKLSQDDQIVLLKAGSFELAVLRMSRYLDLQQNCVLYGDTMLPQDAFYTTDTAEMKLVSCVFELARSIAELKLTETELALYSAAVLLSPDRPGLKGLAEITRLSQAVIRALRSELDRNHVSPIKGDVTVCDAILAKITQLREISLLHMDALAKFKRSQPHLEFPALHKELFSVDS; from the exons CCCAGATCGAAATAATCCCGTGCAAGGTGTGCGGCGACAAGAGCAGCGGCGTTCATTACGGCGTGATCACCTGCGAGGGCTGCAAAGGCTTCTTCAGGCGGTCCCAGTCGTCGGTCGTCAACTATCAATGTCCACGGAACAAGAATTGCGTGGTCGACCGTGTAAACAGAAACCGGTGCCAGTACTGTCGGTTGCAAAAGTGCCTACGCCTCGGCATGTCCAGAGATG CCGTTAAATTCGGGCGCATGTCGAAGAAGCAGCGGGAGAAGGTCGAGGACGAAGTTAGGTTCCACAAGGCACAAATGAGAGCGGCCTCCGAGACAGCGCCCGACAGCAGTGTGTTTGAACATCAGACCCCAAGCAGTTCGGATCAACATCACCCTTACAACGGCGG GTACGCGTATAGTGGTGAATACGCTTCTCCCGGCCCCGGCACGGGTGGGTCGGGTTATTACAATCATCAAGCGATGACGAACTACGAGCTTAGCGCCGATTACGTCGACAGCACGACGACCTACGATCCACGACCGACGCAGACGCAGGTCGCGGACACTGTCGCCCCTGATACGCCCTCCGCTGTCACCGCGACTGGGGTATTACCCAGCGTGGTCACCACCG GGAAGTCGCTGTCTGCCTCGACGACCGGAAGCAGCACGGGGGGTAGTGGTGGAGGTAGTAGCGGCGGcggaggcggcggtggtggcggtggtggcggtggtAACGGTGGTGGatccggtggtggtggtggctcGGGTAGCGGAGGGAGCGGTTCTGGCACCGGCGGTGGCGCGGCCGCCGGTGGCGGTTCCCTGAGCGGTGGTGGAATCGTTGCTGTCAAGCAAGAGACCACCGTCGAGCTGGCCAGCTTGGGCCACGGCTCGTACACGATGGTCGACTCGACGACCTTTCTGAGCGGTCAGCAACAGAGGGTCAGCAATCCATCCGAGGACGACGAAGTGCCGAGTCTGCCCAGTATGTCCCATGCGAGAT ATCCGGCACAGATCAGCGAGTTGCTCTCAAAAACGATAGCGGATGCACACGCAAGAACGTGTCTGCTGTCGACGGAACAGATCCAGGAGGCTTTCCGGAAGCCGCACGACCTCTCCAGATTGATCTACTACAAGAACATGGCGCACGAGCAGCTCTGGCTCGAGTGCGCCCAAAAACTAACCACCGTTATCCAGCAGATCATCGAGTTCGCCAAGATGGTCCCTGGATTCATGAAGCTCTCGCAGGACGACCAGATTGTTCTATTAAAGGCTG GTTCCTTCGAGTTGGCTGTGCTACGTATGAGCAGGTACCTCGATCTCCAGCAGAACTGTGTCCTCTACGGTGACACCATGTTGCCACAGGACGCGTTTTACACGACGGACACGGCGGAAATGAAGCTTGTTTCTTGCGTGTTTGAGTTGGCCAGGAGTATTGCCGAATTGAAGCTTACGGAAACAGAGCTGGCTCTTTACAGTGCTGCGGTTCTTCTCAGTCCCG ATCGGCCGGGGCTGAAAGGGCTCGCGGAAATCACGAGACTGTCGCAGGCGGTGATCAGGGCGCTGAGGTCGGAGCTGGATCGTAACCACGTGTCGCCCATAAAGGGCGACGTGACCGTGTGCGACGCGATCCTCGCGAAGATCACCCAGTTGAGGGAGATCTCGCTGCTGCACATGGACGCCCTGGCGAAGTTCAAACGGTCCCAGCCGCACCTCGAGTTCCCGGCCCTCCACAAAGAGCTTTTCAGCGTCGACAGCTGA